From the Manihot esculenta cultivar AM560-2 chromosome 3, M.esculenta_v8, whole genome shotgun sequence genome, one window contains:
- the LOC110610604 gene encoding PXMP2/4 family protein 2 isoform X2: MLKLWKWYQNCLAVHPVKTQVISSGFIWGFGDISAQSITKYTAKKQCQKDDEKGVKINWKRVATTSLFGFGFVGPVGHFWYEGLDQFIRSRLLLRPNTLRFVTTKVAIDGLLFGPLDLLIFFTYMGFSTGKSVPQIKEDLKRDFLPALILEGGLWPVVQAVNFRFLPALLIIADVHT; the protein is encoded by the exons ATGTTAAAGCTGTGGAAATGGTACCAGAACTGCTTGGCGGTGCATCCAGTTAAGACGCAGGTGATTAGCTCAGGCTTTATTTGGGGTTTTGGCGATATATCTGCCCAGTCCATCACCAAATACACTGCGAAGAAGCAATGTCAAAAG GATGATGAAAAAGGAGTAAAGATCAATTGGAAACGAGTAGCAACCACAAGCTTGTTTGGATTTGGATTTGTTGGACCAGTTGGCCACTTCTG GTATGAAGGTTTAGACCAATTTATAAGGTCGCGACTTCTACTACGCCCAAATACCTTGCGGTTTGTTACTACTAAAGTTGCAATTGATGGGCTCCTGTTTGGACCACTGGATTTACTTATATTTTTCACATACATGGGTTTTTCAACCGGAAAGAGTGTTCCTCAAATAAAGGAAGATCTGAAGAGGGATTTTCTCCCTGCTCTGATTTTGGAAGGGGGCCTATGGCCAGTTGTTCAAGCTGTAAATTTCCGATTTTTACCG GCATTGCTGATCATAGCAGATGTACACACATAG
- the LOC110610604 gene encoding protein SYM1 isoform X1, which yields MLKLWKWYQNCLAVHPVKTQVISSGFIWGFGDISAQSITKYTAKKQCQKDDEKGVKINWKRVATTSLFGFGFVGPVGHFWYEGLDQFIRSRLLLRPNTLRFVTTKVAIDGLLFGPLDLLIFFTYMGFSTGKSVPQIKEDLKRDFLPALILEGGLWPVVQAVNFRFLPVRYQLLYVNIFCLLDSCFLSWIEQQEDAPWKQWFKAFQPFKDQKGQGG from the exons ATGTTAAAGCTGTGGAAATGGTACCAGAACTGCTTGGCGGTGCATCCAGTTAAGACGCAGGTGATTAGCTCAGGCTTTATTTGGGGTTTTGGCGATATATCTGCCCAGTCCATCACCAAATACACTGCGAAGAAGCAATGTCAAAAG GATGATGAAAAAGGAGTAAAGATCAATTGGAAACGAGTAGCAACCACAAGCTTGTTTGGATTTGGATTTGTTGGACCAGTTGGCCACTTCTG GTATGAAGGTTTAGACCAATTTATAAGGTCGCGACTTCTACTACGCCCAAATACCTTGCGGTTTGTTACTACTAAAGTTGCAATTGATGGGCTCCTGTTTGGACCACTGGATTTACTTATATTTTTCACATACATGGGTTTTTCAACCGGAAAGAGTGTTCCTCAAATAAAGGAAGATCTGAAGAGGGATTTTCTCCCTGCTCTGATTTTGGAAGGGGGCCTATGGCCAGTTGTTCAAGCTGTAAATTTCCGATTTTTACCGGTGAGATATCAACTGTTGTATGTGAACATCTTTTGCTTGTTGGATAGTTGTTTCTTGTCATGGATTGAGCAACAAGAAGATGCTCCTTGGAAGCAATGGTTCAAAGCTTTTCAGCCTTTCAAGGACCAAAAAGGTCAAGGTGGATGA
- the LOC110610604 gene encoding PXMP2/4 family protein 2 isoform X3 translates to MGLCFKWQDDEKGVKINWKRVATTSLFGFGFVGPVGHFWYEGLDQFIRSRLLLRPNTLRFVTTKVAIDGLLFGPLDLLIFFTYMGFSTGKSVPQIKEDLKRDFLPALILEGGLWPVVQAVNFRFLPVRYQLLYVNIFCLLDSCFLSWIEQQEDAPWKQWFKAFQPFKDQKGQGG, encoded by the exons ATGGGTTTGTGTTTCAAATGGCAGGATGATGAAAAAGGAGTAAAGATCAATTGGAAACGAGTAGCAACCACAAGCTTGTTTGGATTTGGATTTGTTGGACCAGTTGGCCACTTCTG GTATGAAGGTTTAGACCAATTTATAAGGTCGCGACTTCTACTACGCCCAAATACCTTGCGGTTTGTTACTACTAAAGTTGCAATTGATGGGCTCCTGTTTGGACCACTGGATTTACTTATATTTTTCACATACATGGGTTTTTCAACCGGAAAGAGTGTTCCTCAAATAAAGGAAGATCTGAAGAGGGATTTTCTCCCTGCTCTGATTTTGGAAGGGGGCCTATGGCCAGTTGTTCAAGCTGTAAATTTCCGATTTTTACCGGTGAGATATCAACTGTTGTATGTGAACATCTTTTGCTTGTTGGATAGTTGTTTCTTGTCATGGATTGAGCAACAAGAAGATGCTCCTTGGAAGCAATGGTTCAAAGCTTTTCAGCCTTTCAAGGACCAAAAAGGTCAAGGTGGATGA
- the LOC110612279 gene encoding proline-rich receptor-like protein kinase PERK15 encodes MPSAPSGSPLLLPPGEHNINPPPLPSQSLADKASPPPPLSQITLFESSLPSSTTTAVGVELPPAHSVRPVAIAPLAFPEPVGAPIVSVTAPTPKATSIHTVPMKRRRRSVTSPPAASPSHPSTALSPLSTPLKPTAIAPSQPPSVRSRPPTIMPPPARPNRPPPSAFPLLPPSPPSSSMRSPPLLSLPLLNGSLPWSPKESHLSMGLIDGCVIGGVLLFLLLTLICICNKNRRGRKDFIQDEEHNYRTPSLETKDNSLSVQLVETFSQPPLSIGSRGSLSMYSGSEYPLLINNPCFSLGLSSGSFTYDELVAATDGFSETNLIGEGGFGYVHKGYIRNGQEVAIKQLKDGSRQGEREFRAEVEIISRAHHKHLVSVIGYCIAGTKRLIVYEFVPNNTLEFHLHGIGQPVLEWATRLKIAIGSAKGLAYLHEDCNPSIVHRDIKAANILLDHKFEAKVSDFGLARSFTDRTIINHISTQVVGTFGYLAPEYASCGRVTEKSDVYSYGIVLLELITGRPPISNINPLKREALVSWARPLLNQSLEYCNFEALVDPRLENNYNTCEMASMVACAAACVRHSSWLRPRMSQIVRALEGDISAMDVYEGTRPGHSTFYGSTTASIYDKFPYNQDIKKRNMELTTWWCGTSGYSGSTSEYGLNPSRSSSDTSSR; translated from the exons ATGCCTTCTGCACCATCGGGATCACCACTGTTGCTGCCGCCGGGGGAACACAATATCAACCCACCACCATTACCATCACAATCGCTGGCGGATAAGGCCAGCCCACCTCCACCATTGTCTCAGATAACACTATTTGAATCGTCACTACCTTCATCCACCACCACCGCCGTTGGGGTTGAGCTGCCACCTGCACATTCTGTACGTCCAGTTGCCATCGCACCTCTAGCGTTTCCAGAACCTGTAGGTGCTCCAATTGTATCAGTGACTGCTCCGACACCCAAGGCCACTTCCATTCATACAGTTCCTATGAAACGTCGAAGAAGATCAGTTACTTCACCTCCCGCGGCGTCTCCGTCACACCCATCAACTGCCTTGTCACCTTTATCAACTCCATTAAAGCCAACAGCAATTGCCCCTTCTCAACCACCTTCAGTCAGGTCTAGACCACCAACCATTATGCCTCCTCCAGCCAGGCCCAATCGCCCTCCACCCTCAGCATTCCCGCTGTTGCCTCCTTCGCCACCCTCTTCTTCCATGAGATCTCCACCGCTTCTGTCACTGCCATTACTAAATGGAAGTCTGCCATGGAGCCCAAAGGAATCTCATTTATCAATGGGGCTTATAGATGGATGCGTCATTGGTGGAGTACTTCTATTCCTTTTACTCACCCTCATTTGCATTTGCAACAAAAATAGGAGAGGAAGAAAGGATTTCATCCAAGATGAAGAGCACAATTATAGAACTCCCAGCTTGGAAACAAAAG ATAACTCTTTAAGTGTTCAGCTGGTTGAGACCTTTTCTCAGCCACCTCTTTCAATCGGCAGTAGAGGTTCTCTTTCAATGTATTCAGGGTCTGAATATccattactaataaataacccTTGTTTTTCCTTGGGATTATCAAGTGGAAGTTTCACATACGATGAACTAGTTGCAGCCACAGATGGGTTCTCAGAGACCAACCTCATCGGAGAAGGTGGTTTTGGGTATGTTCATAAAGGATACATTCGTAACGGCCAAGAAGTTGCCATTAAACAGCTAAAGGACGGAAGCAGGCAGGGGGAGCGCGAATTCCGAGCAGAGGTTGAGATCATCAGCAGGGCTCATCATAAACATCTGGTTTCAGTAATTGGGTACTGCATAGCTGGGACTAAGAGACTGattgtttatgagtttgttcCAAACAACACCTTAGAATTTCATTTACAtg GAATTGGGCAGCCTGTTTTGGAGTGGGCAACCAGATTGAAAATTGCTATAGGTTCAGCAAAAGGACTAGCATATCTCCACGAAGACT GCAACCCATCAATTGTTCATCGCGACATCAAGGCAGCTAATATTCTTCTTGATCATAAGTTTGAAGCAAAG GTTTCTGACTTTGGACTTGCCAGAAGTTTTACTGATAGGACTATCATTAATCACATTTCCACCCAAGTGGTGGGAACTTTTgg GTACTTGGCACCAGAGTATGCATCATGTGGCAGAGTAACAGAGAAATCAGATGTATATTCATATGGGATCGTGCTTCTAGAGCTCATCACTGGACGTCCGCCCATCAGCAACATTAACCCCTTAAAAAGAGAAGCACTGGTTTCATGG GCTAGGCCCTTGCTCAACCAATCTTTAGAATATTGCAACTTCGAAGCTCTTGTCGATCCACGATTAGAGAACAATTATAATACCTGTGAGATGGCTAGCATGGTTGCTTGTGCTGCTGCTTGCGTGCGTCATTCATCATGGCTTCGACCGAGAATGAGCCAG ATAGTTCGTGCTCTAGAAGGAGATATTTCTGCCATGGATGTCTATGAAGGAACAAGGCCAGGACATAGCACCTTCTATGGTTCTACCACTGCTTCAATTTATGACAAATTTCCATACAACCAAGACATAAAGAAACGCAACATGGAGTTAACCACATGGTGGTGTGGAACTAGTGGGTACAGTGGAAGCACCAGTGAGTATGGCCTTAACCCATCTCGATCTAGTAGTGATACTAGCAGCAGATAA
- the LOC110610701 gene encoding pentatricopeptide repeat-containing protein At2g30780, producing MAVVTRVFSVGLRSRSLIIPYKFQLSFFCNSSNPLISKLLRLPASQIKSTLDSEHPFPLNRFEFSWNTLVTSLSSSSPEKARLVLEWRLERMLKDDEIDLDHYSDLISLCAHIQDVPLALRAFTSMEASGIKPSTNVFNSLIHACLSSTSTVITALSLFQVMDNSKEYKPNSQTYDTFILGFSHLRYVDKIQAWFAAKKAAGFPANLQNYESLIFACVRKKDFDSVDRFYEEMLSAGVMPSMRILEYVLEGLCKRRKCDRVRDFLSFLLDCRFEISGNMIEKIVELYYELGEVDEMEKLLETIMELNQVGEALLSLHCGLIRLYSKLDRLDDVEYAVGRMMSQGMSFRSSDEFEKVISSYFRKEAYDRLDLFMEHIKGYCKLGRSTYDLLVAGYRRAGLTEKLDLIVKEMKLAGF from the exons ATGGCAGTTGTTACGAGGGTTTTTTCAGTGGGTTTAAGGTCTCGATCTTTGATCATCCCTTACAAATTCCAACTCTCCTTTTTCTGCAACTCCTCTAATCCTCTAATCTCCAAGTTGCTTCGTCTACCTGCCTCCCAAATCAAATCTACGCTTGATTCTGAGCACCCTTTTCCCCTCAATCGTTTCGAATTTTCTTGGAATACACTCGTTACCAGTCTTTCATCTTCCTCTCCTGAGAAAGCTCGCCTT GTTTTAGAGTGGAGATTGGAGAGAATGCTGAAGGATGATGAGATAGACCTTGATCATTACTCTGATCTAATATCACTCTGTGCACATATTCAAGATGTTCCACTTGCATTGCGGGCCTTTACCTCTATGGAGGCTAGTGGAATCAAACCCAGTACTAATGTTTTCAATTCCCTTATACATGCTTGCTTGTCCTCAACAAGTACTGTGATAACTGCCCTTAGTTTGTTTCAGGTAATGGATAATTCTAAGGAATATAAACCCAATTCTCAGACTTATGATACTTTTATATTGGGGTTTTCACATTTAAGATATGTTGATAAAATTCAAGCATGGTTTGCAGCGAAAAAGGCTGCTGGGTTCCCTGCAAATCTACAGAACTATGAATCTCTCATTTTTGCTTGCGTTAGGAAAAAAGATTTTGATAGTGTTGATAGATTTTATGAAGAAATGCTATCAGCAGGAGTTATGCCTAGTATGCGCATATTGGAATATGTGCTTGAAGGGCTTTGCAAACGCAGAAAGTGTGACAGGGTTAGAGATTTTTTGAGTTTTTTACTGGATTGCAGGTTTGAGATTTCAGGGAATATGATTGAGAAAATTGTGGAATTATATTATGAACTTGGGGAAGTGGACGAAATGGAGAAGCTACTTGAAACTATAATGGAGTTAAATCAAGTAGGAGAAGCCTTGTTGTCATTGCATTGTGGACTTATAAGATTGTATTCTAAACTGGATAGATTGGATGATGTTGAATATGCTGTGGGAAGGATGATGAGTCAAGGGATGTCATTTAGGAGCTCAGATGAATTTGAGAAGGTAATTTCATCGTATTTCAGGAAGGAAGCCTATGACAGACTAGACTTGTTTATGGAACATATCAAGGGTTATTGTAAGCTAGGAAGGTCGACTTATGATTTACTAGTTGCTGGGTATCGAAGAGCTGGATTGACAGAGAAATTAGATTTGATAGTGAAGGAGATGAAACTGGCTGGATTTTAG